Proteins encoded in a region of the Neoarius graeffei isolate fNeoGra1 chromosome 3, fNeoGra1.pri, whole genome shotgun sequence genome:
- the bloc1s2 gene encoding biogenesis of lysosome-related organelles complex 1 subunit 2 gives MAAMGQEAAGMDSVSRVPPSVLQLRSDTDTGGEDPGHGEECEHVAPAPRRSNNNNDGGVETAEEATEPAEPDINELCKDMFEKMAVFLQGELTATCEDYKLLENMNKLTSLKYMEMKDISINISRNLQDLNQKYASLQPYLDQINQIEEQVTALEQAAYKLDMYSKKLEAKFKKLEKR, from the exons ATGGCTGCGATGGGGCAGGAGGCAGCTGGGATGGACAGTGTTTCTCGAGTGCCTCCGTCAGTGCTCCAGCTGAGGAGCGACACCGATACGGGAGGAGAAGATCCCGGACACGGAGAGGAGTGTGAACATGTAGCGCCTGCGCCGAGAAGATCCAACAACAACA atgATGGTGGCGTGGAAACAGCAGAAGAAGCGACAGAGCCAGCTGAGCCTGACATCAACGAACTCTGCAAAGATATGTTTGAAAAGATGGCAGTTTTTCTGCAAGGAGAACTCACAG CCACTTGTGAGGACTATAAACTTCTCGAGAATATGAACAAGCTCACCAGCCTGAAGTACATGGAGATGAAGGACATTTCGATCAACATCAGCCGTAACTTACAAGACCTCAATCAGAAGT ATGCGAGCTTGCAGCCATATCTAGACCAGATAAACCAGATTGAGGAACAGGTCACAGCTCTGGAGCAGGCTGCGTATAAACTGGACATGTACTCCAAAAAACTCG